The following DNA comes from Poecilia reticulata strain Guanapo linkage group LG16, Guppy_female_1.0+MT, whole genome shotgun sequence.
GGCAGCCGGTCCAGAAGAACTGCGCTGGGACGCCTCGTGGTGCAAGGTAAAGAACCGACTCTGGACCACTGGCCTCACAGACAAACCGGGCCGATCCAGAACCAATCGGATCAGACAGATTCTGAATCAGTTCATGGTTTTCAGTTCTTTGTTGGAATCAGTTCCTCTCAGAGAGAGGAGCGTAGCAGCGTGACTACAACGAGCGCTCTGGATGACCCCAGCCAGCCTGGCAGCAGGACAGGTTCATCTGTTGgactccagcagaaccagcaggctGCTACCAaagggttctggttctggcccaGATGAAGGTCGGTTAACTTCGCTCAGCCTGAGGTTGGGGGctgtggggtcagaggtcaggccaTTAGCATGTTGATTAGCATAAGAAGAGACGCGGCGCACAATGAGGATCTGGTTCCCACAGCGGYGCCGTCTGTCCCGGCAGAACCCGACCCGGTCCGACCTGCCCTGTCACTGAGCAGAACGTCTGATGGGCCCATttattctggttctgttgggctgcagcagaacctctgaTCTGCAGTCAGTACCAGCCGACCCATCTGGGTCAGAACCATGTTCTGTGTGTCGCAGAACCCAGTCAGTTCTCTGAGGCGGTCCAAAGAaatgaggaagatgaagaatGCAGcgtctggaccagaaccagaaccagaacccggatCAAACTGGACCAGTTCTCCCAGTTTGGGTCGTTAGGATTTATTTGAATCATCTTcatccctctgtgtgtgtgtgtgtgtgtgtctgtgtgtgtgtgtgtgtNNNNNNNNNNNNNNNNNNNNNNNNNNNNNNNNNNNNNNNNNNNNNNNNNNNNNNNNNNNNNNNNNNNNNNNNNNNNNNNNNNNNNNNNNNNNNNNNNNNNNNNNNNNNNNNNNNNNNNNNNNNNNNNNNNNNNNNNNNNNNNNNNNNNNNNNNNNNNNNNNNNNNNNNNNNNNNNNNNNNNNNNNNNNNNNNNNNNNNNNNNNNNNNNNNNNNNNNNNNNNNNtgtgtgtgtgtgtgtgtgtgtgtgtgtgtgtgtgtgtgtgtgtgtgtgtgtgtgtccacgcTTCATAGATCATCTTTATTTCTCTACTAGTGAAACCATCCcccccccaaacacacacactatcTGCCCTTTGACCCCTGACCCCGCCCCCTCCcctttctttgtatttaaagCCAAATGGGCGGGGCTTCAGGAGATGTGAGGGGGGTCTCCGGGTTACCATGACGACAGGCGGCCAGAGGCGAGACAGCACCTGTCTGTCTCTGGGGGTgcaagggtcaaaggtcaaagtggagtttaaacacagacacaaagaaGTTCAAGTTCAGAAAGAGCGATGAGTTCACTGACGGGACGACAGCGTGGGAAATCCCAGAGAGCAGCCCCCTGCTGGAGCAAAGAGgcaactgcagctgctgctcttcatcatcatcatcatcatcatcatcatcatcatcatcatcatcaggatCTTCATCTCAGGCGTCGCAgagaaaaaactttatttagcaGAAAGACACTTTGTCTATTGTATCGCTATGGCAATACAAtagttttattgttgtgttattGTCCTAACAGCTCTGGAGAAACTGGATCACAATCCTCTCAAAGCTGCAAGGACCCTGTTTCCAgcatactttttccttccacccaaTTTTCCCTCCATGCAGAAGGCTATTAATTATTCCGATGTTCtcttttttaataacatttaggtTTTTATCATCATGAATTTCACAGCATAAATGAATCCTGAAGTTTCAGTGAGTGGCTCTTCCTgctgccagcgccccctgcaggaggCTCCTGTTAACGCTCCCATGTcgccctgcagctcctccagagtttgTTCAGTGGCCGCAGTCCGTCTcccggccagcagggggcagcgcCGTCTTCAGCTGCACCGCCACCGGTGTCCCCCAGCCGCACCTCATCTGGCTGAAGAACGGCAAGCTGCTGGCGCCTGGCGACAACGTCAAGCTCACCAACGCCAACACGTAAGGCTGCTGGGGCCTGGGACCGGGccggaaccgggtcagaaccgggtctggAACGGTTTCTGACCCGCTAGATCCCTCTGACCCGCTCTGCCCCCTGCAGGACACTGGCCATCACGCGCATCTCTGCAGAGGACGAGGCGATCTACCAGTGCATCGCAGAGAGTGGCGCTGGTACCAACCAGGCCAGCGCCCGACTGGCAGTGGCGCCGGGGCCAGCGCTGCCGGAGGCACCCGCCGGGCTGCGCTCCACCGCCCTGAGCGCCGCCGGTTTACGGCTCACCTGGGACCAGCCCGACCCACGGGACGCCCAGCGGATCATCGGATACGTGCTGCACATCCGGAGGCTGGGAGGTAAGAGCTgggccgggtcagaaccaggtcaggTGGTTCTGTCTAGCAGGTTCTGACTCcactgcatccccagaacccgACGGCGCCGAGCTGCAGGAGGCCGTGGACCAGAACACCTTCAGCCACGACGTCCAGAACCTGGAGGCCGCCACCAGCTACCGCGTCTACCTGAAGGCGTACTCTGCTGAGGGCGGCAGCCCGCCGTCCGCCGCCGTCACCGCCACCACGCTGGGCGGAGGTACGTCACCTGGTACACACCTGAGACACGCCCCTCTGGTCTGAGACACGCCCCTCTGGTCTAAGACACGCCCCTCTGATATAAGACACGCCCCTCTGATATAAGACACGCCCCTCTGTTCTGAGACACGCCCCTCTTGTCTGAGACACGCCCCTCTGATATAAGACACGCCCCTCTGTTCTGAGACACGCCCCTCTGCTCTGAGACACGCCCCTCTGGTCTGAGACACGCCCCTCTGCTCTGAGACACGCCCCTCTGGTCTGAGACACGCCCCCTCGTTCTTGTTGCTTAACGCTGCCCTCTGTCTGCTCCACAGTTCCCAGTACTCCCAGTTTCTTCACCAAGGTGCTGAACCAGACGGCCATGCAGGTGTACTGGGAGCTGCCCAGTAAGCCAGGGAAGGTGGAGGGCTTCAGGCTGCAGTACCATGGGGTCTCCAACCCCGACGTCCAGGGACAGGAAGTCTTCCCAGGACACATCAACACTCACTCCATTTCCAACCTGGGTGAGCAGCTAACGCTACGGAGCCAGGTGTAGAAGTGGAGGCCCCGCCCCCTGCTCACCTGGCCAGGGGCTCAGGGTAACctggtgtgtctgtgtgtgtagaACCGGCGGCGGTTTATGAGATCCAGCTGGTGGCGTTCAACGGGAACGGAGACAGTCCGTCAGCTCGTCGCCTGGTGTCTCTGGCGGAGGGCGGAGCCTCAGCAGCAGGTAGGCGGAGCCTCCAAGGCTGGAACCAGTTTGGCCAGTTTAGAGGTTAACCTGACAGCTTTGTCGCCCCCAGCTGGTCAAAGCTGTAATTGCGACCAGTCCGACCCGTCCATGTCGACGCTGCTGGTCGGCGTTCACAGCGGCCTGGCCTGCGTCCTCTGCTGCCTGCTCTTCATCCTGCTGGCATACAGACGCAGGtacgtcatcatcatcatcatcatcatcatcatcatcatcatcatcatcatcatcatcatcatcatcatcatcatctgtcTGCTTCCTCTCTGTCATCATGACCTGCAACTTCCtggttttttcagttttatctgcaGGAAG
Coding sequences within:
- the LOC103477457 gene encoding immunoglobulin superfamily DCC subclass member 3, whose amino-acid sequence is MMKMLMMLLGLCCSGALGASELAFLMEPRDVIAVRDRPLMLHCQVEGEGPVSITWRHNGVPIATGDRAAVLANGTLLLRNFSKRRESNESDAGEYDCAAQNRFGLLISRKARAQLASLPKFLSHPQSLAVDEGGVARLSCQVNGIPEANITWQKDRLPLSTADPRYTLLPNGVLQVSAVQRSDAGLFRCVASNMANTRCSREAQLSVTVAGSRTYKEPVILSGPQNLTINIHQTAILECIATGNPRPIVSWSRLDGRSIGVEGVQVLGTGNLMISDASLQHSGVYVCSANRPGSRSRRTALGRLVVQAPPEFVQWPQSVSRPAGGSAVFSCTATGVPQPHLIWLKNGKLLAPGDNVKLTNANTTLAITRISAEDEAIYQCIAESGAGTNQASARLAVAPGPALPEAPAGLRSTALSAAGLRLTWDQPDPRDAQRIIGYVLHIRRLGEPDGAELQEAVDQNTFSHDVQNLEAATSYRVYLKAYSAEGGSPPSAAVTATTLGGVPSTPSFFTKVLNQTAMQVYWELPSKPGKVEGFRLQYHGVSNPDVQGQEVFPGHINTHSISNLEPAAVYEIQLVAFNGNGDSPSARRLVSLAEGGASAAAGQSCNCDQSDPSMSTLLVGVHSGLACVLCCLLFILLAYRRSFICRKEGSWETPATLKGVRGAKGQRAQSVELSQRCGSAPSPVTVMVESSRSAESGTG